One genomic window of Clostridioides sp. ES-S-0054-01 includes the following:
- a CDS encoding 16S rRNA (uracil(1498)-N(3))-methyltransferase, with product MDRFFVEKNNINLQDRTCTIEGEDVKHISKVLRCKPGEKLEICDKNNNEYICEIMNIDKSIVNLNILEKVDINRESKLKIRLYQGLPKAPKMEMILQKLTEVGVEEIILVQTKRSVAKVDDKKEDKKFERWERIIYEAAKQSKRGKIPKLRGVLSFKEALEDMKKNNTNICPYENERTVSIKHTLRKCDSSIDSIGIFIGPEGGFSEEEIEQVQKNNCSVVSLGPRILRTETASVVASTIALYELSDLGGEK from the coding sequence ATGGATAGATTTTTTGTTGAAAAAAATAATATAAATCTACAAGATAGAACTTGCACTATAGAAGGTGAAGATGTAAAACACATTTCAAAGGTTTTAAGATGCAAGCCAGGTGAAAAACTTGAGATATGTGACAAGAATAATAATGAGTATATTTGTGAGATAATGAATATAGATAAGAGTATAGTTAATTTAAATATTTTAGAAAAAGTTGATATAAATAGAGAATCAAAACTTAAAATAAGACTATATCAGGGACTTCCAAAAGCTCCAAAAATGGAGATGATACTTCAAAAATTAACTGAAGTGGGTGTAGAAGAAATAATATTAGTTCAAACTAAGAGAAGTGTCGCTAAAGTTGATGATAAGAAAGAAGATAAAAAATTTGAACGTTGGGAAAGAATAATTTATGAAGCAGCAAAGCAAAGTAAAAGAGGTAAGATACCAAAACTAAGAGGTGTTTTAAGTTTTAAAGAAGCTTTAGAAGATATGAAAAAAAATAATACAAATATTTGCCCTTATGAAAATGAAAGAACCGTTTCAATAAAACATACACTTAGAAAATGTGATTCTAGTATAGATAGCATTGGAATTTTTATAGGTCCAGAAGGTGGATTTTCTGAAGAAGAAATAGAACAAGTACAAAAAAATAATTGTAGTGTTGTATCATTAGGGCCTAGGATATTAAGAACTGAGACAGCTTCTGTTGTAGCATCAACAATAGCTTTGTATGAGCTAAGTGATTTAGGAGGAGAAAAATAA
- the prmA gene encoding 50S ribosomal protein L11 methyltransferase, producing the protein MNNWIEVTIKTTTEAVEPITNILYEQGAGGAVIEDPKDFLFQKKNELDWDYVEEEVFKKNEEDDVLIKTYVSEEKNVMEFVEIIKQKVLGLKDFGIDIGEGSVSLDQVNEADWANAWKAYYKPTKVGQRVVVKPTWEDYTMQEGDLIIELDPGMAFGTGTHETTSMCIRELEKYVNKDSKVFDIGCGSGILAIAAAKLGAKEVVAVDLDEVAVKVAKENVLENKVEKNVSVMHGNLTDVIKDKADIIVANIIADIIKILANDVQNFMKEDAIFISSGIILDKVEEVKDSLIENGFEIVEVQKLGEWSAIVSKLKR; encoded by the coding sequence ATGAATAATTGGATAGAAGTAACTATAAAAACAACAACAGAAGCAGTTGAGCCTATAACAAATATACTATATGAACAAGGAGCTGGTGGGGCTGTAATAGAAGACCCAAAAGACTTTTTATTTCAAAAGAAAAATGAACTAGATTGGGATTATGTTGAAGAAGAAGTATTTAAAAAGAATGAGGAAGACGACGTACTTATAAAAACTTATGTTTCAGAAGAAAAAAATGTGATGGAATTTGTCGAAATAATAAAGCAAAAAGTTTTAGGGTTAAAAGATTTTGGTATAGATATAGGTGAAGGAAGTGTATCACTAGACCAAGTAAATGAAGCTGATTGGGCAAATGCATGGAAGGCATACTACAAACCAACAAAAGTGGGACAAAGGGTAGTAGTAAAACCTACATGGGAAGATTATACTATGCAAGAGGGAGATTTAATCATAGAGCTTGACCCTGGAATGGCATTTGGTACAGGGACACATGAGACTACTAGTATGTGCATTAGAGAATTAGAAAAGTATGTGAATAAAGATTCTAAAGTATTTGATATTGGTTGTGGTAGTGGAATTCTTGCAATAGCAGCAGCTAAATTAGGAGCAAAAGAAGTTGTAGCTGTAGATTTAGATGAAGTGGCAGTAAAAGTTGCAAAAGAAAATGTTCTTGAAAATAAAGTTGAAAAAAATGTATCTGTAATGCATGGTAATTTAACCGATGTAATAAAAGATAAAGCTGATATAATAGTTGCAAATATAATAGCTGATATAATAAAGATACTTGCAAATGATGTGCAAAACTTTATGAAAGAAGATGCTATATTCATATCTTCAGGTATAATTTTGGATAAAGTAGAGGAAGTTAAAGATAGCTTAATTGAAAATGGATTTGAAATAGTTGAAGTTCAAAAATTAGGTGAATGGTCAGCAATAGTTTCTAAGCTTAAAAGATAG
- the cas3 gene encoding CRISPR-associated helicase Cas3', with protein sequence MQKEILAKSYNLRTNQQEQTLVEHIKDLFEVLESILELNLYSNKDIEILKICCALHDLGKINSIMQQKMEINNKISSSCSEKERKKLESDKKSLKKIARHNILSGAFLRDILEKMNLSEEDKLYIYKSIMLHHGNYEDYMRLSTSKVQEEIYDYIEKGILEKEEFNLKDIEIYIKDILDVDFKFSEDVLDYDYIDKLSESMVIDSDYNNGQIEDSILNYRKFKYILYKGMLNLIDHSASSRQKGIKFYNDFTNEEVDEMILTEIYKSHDNLDKNNIEFNPIQKRLRELSGRNVLTVAFTGSGKTAADYRKTFKRKFFLVPNKISAESFYRKNIFQNKNDLDARNSNDYIGLLHGDINLYSENEDNGEHDFVLTLRDIDLSINFCKPCVIATVDQLLLSMFKFPGYEKIFAAVKNASITVDEVHLLEPKMFLILIYFMQFACKYLDVDFHLMTATLPNSYKEQMINKGIIFQEECNENVTDKGEIVFIESNKEEEVYEGKNVKVSFIKEKEIKSIVEGALENKQKILIIKNTIDSVNRTYEFLKENLSDKYSGVDIDVLHSRFKFKDKRDKYSKILNGEGDIWISTQSVEISLDLDFNTIISDLATMDSLIQRMGRCNRNNKYEYGNFYILPSEDKIYDNKLKNTTKNILKDILKTNSIFTMGIRKTILDDYYDNSVVKKYFEENFISCDKEIKNIYGINKEVFDGLDLIFNFEPYKNIVDSKKEAVKIFRDVDVSYKIILEEDFYKEDRDLQQDSIQVSKFIFNRLYYYGLISKVEGYMVLKSSRKFDYNNTVGLILK encoded by the coding sequence ATGCAAAAAGAAATATTAGCTAAGTCATACAATTTAAGAACTAATCAACAAGAACAAACATTAGTTGAACATATTAAGGATTTATTTGAAGTATTAGAATCTATATTAGAGCTAAATTTATATTCAAATAAAGATATAGAGATACTGAAAATATGTTGTGCTTTGCACGATTTAGGAAAAATTAATTCAATTATGCAACAAAAAATGGAGATTAATAATAAAATATCGTCTAGTTGTTCAGAAAAAGAGAGGAAAAAATTAGAGTCTGACAAAAAATCTTTAAAAAAGATAGCAAGACACAATATATTATCTGGAGCATTTTTAAGAGATATATTAGAAAAAATGAACTTGTCAGAAGAAGATAAGTTATATATATATAAAAGTATAATGTTACATCATGGAAACTATGAAGATTATATGAGGTTAAGTACTAGTAAAGTTCAAGAAGAAATTTATGATTATATTGAAAAAGGCATTTTAGAAAAAGAAGAGTTTAATCTGAAAGATATAGAGATTTATATAAAGGACATTTTAGATGTAGATTTTAAATTTAGTGAAGATGTATTGGATTATGATTACATAGATAAATTAAGTGAAAGTATGGTTATAGACAGTGATTATAACAATGGTCAAATAGAAGATTCAATTTTAAATTATAGAAAGTTTAAGTATATTTTATATAAAGGGATGCTGAACTTAATAGACCATAGTGCATCAAGTAGACAGAAAGGTATAAAATTTTATAACGATTTTACTAATGAAGAAGTTGATGAAATGATTCTAACTGAGATATATAAGAGTCATGATAATTTAGACAAAAATAATATAGAATTTAACCCTATACAAAAAAGACTACGAGAACTTTCTGGAAGAAATGTTCTGACTGTTGCATTTACAGGTTCAGGAAAAACAGCTGCAGATTATAGAAAGACTTTTAAAAGAAAATTCTTTTTAGTACCAAATAAAATATCAGCAGAAAGTTTTTATAGAAAAAATATTTTTCAAAATAAAAATGATTTAGATGCAAGAAATAGTAATGATTACATTGGATTACTTCATGGAGATATAAATTTATATTCAGAGAATGAAGATAATGGAGAACATGATTTTGTATTGACATTAAGGGATATAGATTTGAGTATAAATTTTTGTAAACCTTGTGTAATTGCAACAGTTGACCAGTTATTGCTTAGTATGTTTAAATTTCCAGGATATGAAAAAATATTTGCAGCTGTAAAAAATGCATCTATAACTGTTGATGAAGTACATTTATTAGAACCTAAGATGTTTTTGATTTTGATATATTTTATGCAATTTGCATGCAAATACTTAGATGTTGATTTTCACTTAATGACAGCCACACTTCCAAATTCATATAAAGAGCAAATGATAAATAAGGGAATTATTTTTCAAGAAGAATGTAATGAAAATGTTACTGATAAAGGAGAAATAGTTTTTATTGAAAGTAACAAGGAAGAAGAGGTTTATGAAGGTAAAAATGTAAAGGTTTCTTTTATAAAGGAAAAAGAAATCAAGTCAATAGTTGAAGGTGCTTTAGAAAATAAACAAAAAATTCTTATAATAAAGAATACTATTGATTCAGTGAATAGAACGTATGAGTTTTTAAAAGAAAATTTATCAGATAAGTATAGTGGTGTAGATATAGATGTTTTACATAGTAGATTTAAATTCAAAGATAAAAGAGATAAATATAGTAAAATATTAAATGGTGAGGGTGATATTTGGATATCAACTCAATCAGTAGAAATATCTTTGGATTTGGATTTCAATACAATAATAAGTGATTTAGCAACTATGGATAGCTTGATACAAAGAATGGGTAGATGCAATAGAAATAATAAATATGAATATGGAAATTTTTATATTCTACCTAGTGAAGATAAGATTTATGATAACAAACTTAAAAACACAACTAAAAACATCTTAAAGGACATATTAAAAACTAACTCTATTTTTACAATGGGAATTAGAAAAACTATTTTAGATGATTACTATGATAATAGTGTAGTTAAAAAATATTTTGAAGAGAATTTTATAAGTTGTGATAAAGAAATTAAAAATATTTATGGCATAAATAAAGAAGTTTTTGATGGATTGGATTTAATTTTCAATTTTGAGCCTTACAAAAATATTGTTGATAGTAAGAAGGAAGCAGTTAAAATTTTTAGAGATGTTGATGTTAGTTATAAAATTATTCTGGAAGAAGATTTTTATAAGGAAGATAGAGATTTACAGCAGGATTCTATTCAAGTATCAAAATTTATATTTAATAGATTATATTATTATGGCTTAATAAGCAAAGTAGAAGGATACATGGTACTAAAATCTAGTAGAAAGTTTGATTATAATAATACTGTAGGCTTAATTTTAAAGTGA
- the cas5 gene encoding CRISPR-associated protein Cas5 produces MKVLQCKLKQPTAHYRDPKVFQNEYISTLNLPSKTTIMGMITYLCDRRLNFDIDIGIIGTYHHRELEFSRGENIDFWNEYTNMRKGKDKEKFLLQGNYYDYYKEHKAQNSILNYEVLKQVELTIFISCKDDKELEFIRKKLESPCKYANLGRKEDFVIPSEKGCFVKEVELKEVIPMNTRDAIKENIKLKNTYVRVDLRDKDNVETIINQGLLIALPHKYKDLEANRDDRVYEFCHYIYVDNDGIYPKNIKVNVCIDTKEVFTWL; encoded by the coding sequence ATGAAAGTATTACAATGTAAACTTAAGCAACCAACTGCTCATTATAGAGACCCAAAAGTATTTCAAAATGAATATATAAGTACTTTAAATTTACCATCTAAAACGACAATAATGGGAATGATAACATATTTATGTGATAGAAGATTAAACTTCGATATAGATATAGGAATAATTGGAACATATCACCATAGAGAACTAGAATTTTCAAGAGGAGAGAACATTGATTTTTGGAATGAATATACAAATATGAGAAAAGGCAAAGATAAAGAAAAGTTTTTGCTTCAAGGAAACTACTATGATTACTATAAAGAGCATAAAGCTCAAAATAGCATATTAAACTATGAAGTTCTTAAACAAGTAGAACTGACTATATTTATTTCTTGCAAGGATGATAAAGAACTTGAATTTATTAGAAAAAAGCTTGAAAGCCCATGTAAATATGCAAATTTAGGAAGAAAAGAAGATTTTGTAATACCAAGTGAAAAAGGGTGTTTTGTGAAAGAAGTTGAGTTAAAAGAGGTTATACCTATGAATACTCGTGATGCTATAAAAGAAAATATAAAATTAAAGAATACATATGTAAGAGTTGACTTAAGAGATAAAGATAATGTCGAGACTATAATAAATCAAGGTTTATTGATTGCATTACCTCATAAATATAAAGATTTAGAAGCAAATAGAGATGATAGAGTTTATGAGTTTTGCCATTATATATATGTTGATAATGATGGTATATATCCTAAAAATATTAAGGTAAATGTGTGTATTGATACAAAAGAAGTTTTTACATGGCTTTAA
- a CDS encoding DevR family CRISPR-associated autoregulator: MNEKRVKGVTLTILTESPVPLSYDQGYGNYTPIKKEQYRDKVHAKTSIATITYDLRRMLHQEYGWNLSNIIFGKKGNVYPSIKKNVGCVDENGLETDVFGYLIPLKDKGSISKASPLRIIPFRSLNPYRGSTQLITNRGFLSSEFGRKYYDEKEENEVPRDENFPTTQALAIEETLSDYYVYTITLELDRIGVVEVEDGKLLLPEERKFMSKDLREKAVKDILDVITVFTRNIKHSSVLLKPLAVMGGAFDKVVPFFWDDVDYNADSGEINLDGVIETIESYSLEESNTILAINDRLKISNKKELNKFNLSKYPVKEIKNLADRLEIGEDNMWYLKE; encoded by the coding sequence ATGAATGAAAAGAGAGTAAAAGGAGTAACATTAACTATATTGACAGAAAGCCCAGTTCCACTTTCGTATGACCAAGGGTATGGAAATTATACACCAATAAAAAAAGAACAATATAGAGATAAAGTACATGCAAAAACTAGTATAGCTACAATAACATATGACTTAAGAAGAATGCTCCATCAAGAATATGGTTGGAATTTAAGTAATATTATTTTTGGGAAAAAAGGAAATGTATATCCATCTATTAAGAAAAATGTAGGATGTGTAGATGAAAATGGATTAGAGACTGATGTATTTGGTTATTTAATACCACTTAAAGATAAAGGTTCTATAAGTAAAGCTTCTCCACTTAGAATAATACCTTTTAGGTCATTAAATCCATATAGAGGTTCAACACAGTTAATAACAAATAGAGGCTTTTTAAGTAGTGAATTTGGTAGAAAATATTATGATGAGAAGGAAGAAAATGAAGTACCTAGAGATGAAAATTTTCCAACAACACAAGCATTGGCAATAGAAGAGACTTTATCTGATTACTACGTTTATACAATAACATTGGAGCTTGATAGAATAGGAGTAGTAGAAGTAGAAGATGGAAAGTTACTTTTGCCAGAAGAAAGAAAATTTATGAGCAAAGACTTAAGAGAAAAAGCAGTAAAAGATATACTGGATGTAATTACTGTGTTTACAAGAAATATAAAACATTCATCAGTACTATTAAAACCACTTGCAGTAATGGGTGGAGCTTTTGATAAAGTTGTACCATTTTTTTGGGATGATGTAGATTATAATGCTGATAGTGGGGAGATAAATTTAGATGGAGTTATAGAAACTATAGAGAGTTATAGCCTTGAAGAAAGTAATACAATACTTGCTATCAATGATAGGTTAAAAATTTCAAATAAAAAGGAATTAAATAAGTTTAATTTAAGTAAATATCCTGTAAAAGAGATTAAAAATCTAGCAGATAGATTGGAAATTGGAGAAGATAACATGTGGTATTTAAAAGAGTAG
- the cas6 gene encoding CRISPR-associated endoribonuclease Cas6: MSRISIFMESCNGKFPNENSMLSVSFIKNILNAENKDFAKSIFNYGEEGKNNKQIKDINTAIYIPNLIRSKNELLVDGDIIFNISFYNYSMFSNLYNGILKVKELEYKGYRFKIKNIKIHKEHEIKENGAIFKTMSPIIIKNKEGKYLDVEDSNYIECLNYIANLTLESIRGRGLIKPLEFIPLNFKKRVLKEKIRGFKEREYYYINAYSGTFFLKGDVKDLNALYKMGIGYRRTENAGMVDILK; this comes from the coding sequence ATGAGTAGAATTTCAATTTTTATGGAATCATGTAATGGCAAATTTCCAAATGAAAATTCAATGTTGTCAGTTTCCTTTATAAAAAATATTCTAAATGCAGAAAACAAAGATTTTGCTAAAAGCATATTTAACTATGGGGAAGAAGGAAAAAACAATAAGCAAATAAAGGATATAAATACAGCCATTTACATACCAAATCTTATAAGGAGCAAAAATGAGTTACTTGTTGATGGAGATATAATATTTAATATAAGTTTTTATAATTATTCTATGTTCAGTAACTTATACAATGGAATTTTAAAAGTTAAGGAGCTAGAATATAAGGGCTATAGATTTAAAATAAAAAATATAAAAATACATAAAGAACACGAGATAAAAGAAAATGGTGCTATATTTAAAACTATGTCTCCTATAATAATTAAAAATAAAGAAGGTAAATATTTAGATGTAGAAGATTCAAACTATATAGAATGTTTAAACTATATAGCTAATCTAACTCTGGAGAGTATAAGAGGTAGAGGGCTTATAAAGCCACTAGAATTTATACCTCTTAACTTTAAAAAAAGAGTTTTAAAAGAAAAGATTCGTGGATTTAAAGAAAGAGAATATTACTATATAAACGCTTATTCAGGAACATTTTTTTTAAAAGGAGATGTAAAAGATTTAAATGCACTGTATAAAATGGGGATTGGATATAGAAGGACGGAAAATGCAGGAATGGTTGATATATTAAAGTAG
- the ugpC gene encoding sn-glycerol-3-phosphate ABC transporter ATP-binding protein UgpC, whose protein sequence is MSEVILKNISKLYSNGFNAVKNINIDIKDKEFIVLVGPSGCGKSTTLRMIAGLEEISEGELYIGDKLVNNIEPKDRDIAMVFQNYALYPHLSVYENMAFALKLRKLPKDEIDKKVKEAAKILDLLPLLDKKPKTLSGGQRQRVALGRAIVRNPKVFLMDEPLSNLDAKLRTAMRTEITKLHQQLGTTFIYVTHDQVEAMTMADRIVVMKDGVVQQIATPQDVYDYPANIFVAGFIGAPQMNFIDAILIEENNEIYAQNENIKLKLNKEKHYDLIKDNYINNEVIIGIRPEDIHVEDTFIKSNPDTCFKSKIEIKELMGAETYAHLKLGENTITIRFDSKNRINVGDDLTLSVDNSRIHIFDKETTLAIR, encoded by the coding sequence ATGTCAGAAGTAATTTTAAAAAATATATCAAAACTTTACTCAAATGGATTTAACGCAGTAAAAAACATAAACATAGACATTAAAGATAAAGAATTTATCGTCTTAGTAGGACCATCTGGTTGTGGCAAATCGACTACACTTAGAATGATTGCTGGTCTTGAAGAAATCTCTGAAGGAGAACTATACATTGGAGATAAACTTGTCAATAATATAGAACCAAAAGATAGAGATATAGCTATGGTTTTTCAAAACTATGCTTTATATCCCCACTTATCTGTTTATGAAAACATGGCATTTGCACTTAAACTTAGAAAATTACCCAAAGATGAAATAGACAAAAAAGTTAAAGAGGCTGCTAAAATATTAGATTTATTACCTCTTTTAGATAAAAAACCTAAAACACTATCTGGAGGACAGAGACAAAGGGTTGCTTTAGGACGTGCAATAGTTAGAAATCCTAAGGTATTTTTAATGGATGAACCTCTATCCAATTTAGATGCAAAACTTAGAACTGCCATGAGAACAGAGATAACTAAGCTACACCAACAGCTTGGAACTACATTTATCTATGTAACACATGACCAAGTTGAAGCTATGACTATGGCTGATAGAATCGTAGTAATGAAAGATGGAGTAGTTCAACAAATTGCAACACCACAAGATGTATACGACTATCCAGCTAATATATTTGTTGCAGGGTTTATTGGAGCACCACAGATGAACTTCATTGATGCAATATTAATAGAAGAAAACAACGAAATTTATGCACAAAATGAAAATATTAAGCTTAAATTGAATAAAGAAAAACACTATGATTTAATAAAAGACAATTATATTAATAATGAAGTTATTATAGGTATTAGACCAGAAGATATTCATGTAGAAGATACTTTTATTAAATCCAATCCAGATACTTGTTTTAAATCAAAGATTGAAATAAAAGAACTTATGGGAGCAGAGACTTATGCTCACTTAAAACTAGGTGAAAATACGATAACAATTAGATTTGATAGTAAAAACAGAATTAATGTTGGTGATGACTTAACACTTTCAGTTGATAATAGTAGAATACACATATTTGACAAAGAAACTACTTTAGCTATAAGATAA
- a CDS encoding helix-turn-helix domain-containing protein, with translation MEELKGFLERQLNKKINIYPYENQSLNANSHLVTFNNAIYVIDFLDKNNLDNLKGNFYLIYQSHIDFEYIKNIFYNLYDDINIIQLNGFIVVNSKYDLDINVTTQNIIETETYQSTYIFYLGELDNKFDFDFRLQLCSDLLPHIVKDNAENKFLNLFDLIRYKTLDLINEDNILNKLIDFNKIKSIDEELLYTGIKFINNDLNISKTSNSMFLHRNTLVYRLEKINEILGFDLKKFESAMIFYLSVKSYFLYKKI, from the coding sequence ATGGAAGAGTTAAAAGGTTTTTTAGAAAGACAACTTAATAAAAAAATAAATATCTATCCATATGAAAATCAAAGTTTAAATGCTAATAGCCATTTAGTTACTTTCAATAATGCTATTTATGTTATTGATTTTCTAGATAAAAATAATCTTGATAATCTAAAAGGTAACTTTTATTTAATTTATCAATCTCACATAGACTTTGAATATATAAAAAATATTTTTTATAACTTATATGATGACATAAATATAATACAACTCAATGGTTTCATTGTGGTAAATTCTAAATATGACTTAGATATCAATGTAACTACACAAAATATAATTGAAACTGAAACTTATCAAAGTACTTATATTTTTTATCTTGGTGAATTAGATAATAAATTTGATTTTGATTTTAGATTACAGTTATGTTCTGATTTACTACCTCATATTGTAAAAGACAACGCTGAAAATAAGTTTTTAAATTTATTTGACCTTATTAGATATAAAACTTTAGATTTAATTAATGAGGATAATATACTCAATAAATTAATAGATTTTAATAAGATTAAATCTATTGACGAAGAACTTCTATATACAGGAATAAAATTTATAAATAATGACTTAAACATTTCTAAGACATCTAATAGTATGTTTTTACATAGAAACACACTAGTATATAGATTGGAAAAAATTAACGAGATACTTGGATTTGATTTAAAGAAATTTGAAAGTGCAATGATTTTTTATCTGAGTGTCAAATCTTATTTTCTCTATAAAAAAATTTAA